In one Myxococcus xanthus genomic region, the following are encoded:
- a CDS encoding mechanosensitive ion channel family protein gives MARVSPLTRHASTAALTPMEMAGDIPPALLPFLQSNLSLAVGALLIVVLMGVRAAAQDADLRQDLKSANRLLIAFIVLRLATWALPATAPEGLKKALQVSWMLMFTFGGIRASVALALKVIRLRAPAVGTPKILRNVIDFTLYPLAVLPLLRTQFNVDLAGLVATSAVLSVVIGLALQETLGNLFAGLSLQLDRPFEVGHFIRIGTHTGRVVFIGWRSIRLANFRREVITLPNSMVAKELVLNFTQDPNPVGIDVEFRLSRDAAPNQVKHALLETMRETPLILPEPSPIARTLGYEDSAIRYMVRFFIGDYGLADAVKEDLHSRLWYRLRRANIEIPYAQRTVHVRQEMARTELSEDTIRSLLGAVDLFQSLDTEELDRLRQESLVRRFGAGERIIQEGDEGRTFYVLASGEVSVRTGKSQSEVTRLGRGSYFGEMCLLTGERRSATVVAVEDSLLLEVDRPTFARLFTEYPGLARQLSSMLAQRRTQLRAVAEASGTSNDAIPAEVGRILGRLRQIFGLNATHE, from the coding sequence ATGGCGCGTGTATCCCCGCTCACGCGGCACGCGTCAACGGCCGCCTTGACCCCCATGGAGATGGCGGGAGACATTCCCCCCGCCTTGCTGCCCTTCCTTCAGAGCAACCTGTCCCTGGCCGTGGGTGCGCTGCTCATCGTCGTGCTGATGGGGGTGCGCGCCGCCGCTCAAGACGCCGACCTTCGGCAGGATTTGAAGAGCGCCAACCGGCTCCTCATCGCGTTCATCGTGCTCCGGCTGGCGACGTGGGCCTTGCCGGCGACCGCCCCCGAAGGCCTCAAGAAGGCGCTCCAGGTCAGCTGGATGCTGATGTTCACCTTCGGTGGCATCCGCGCCAGCGTGGCCCTGGCGCTGAAGGTGATCCGGCTGCGCGCGCCGGCGGTGGGCACACCGAAAATCCTGCGCAACGTCATCGACTTCACGCTGTACCCACTGGCGGTGCTGCCGCTCCTGCGCACCCAGTTCAACGTGGACCTGGCGGGCCTGGTGGCCACGTCCGCGGTGCTGTCGGTGGTCATCGGTCTGGCGCTCCAGGAGACGCTGGGCAACCTCTTCGCGGGCCTGTCCCTCCAACTGGACCGCCCCTTCGAGGTCGGCCACTTCATCCGCATCGGCACACACACCGGACGCGTGGTCTTCATTGGCTGGCGCTCCATCCGGCTGGCCAACTTCCGCCGCGAGGTCATCACGCTGCCCAACAGCATGGTGGCCAAGGAGCTGGTCCTCAACTTCACCCAGGACCCCAACCCCGTCGGCATCGACGTGGAGTTCCGCCTGTCACGGGACGCCGCGCCCAACCAGGTCAAGCACGCGCTGCTGGAGACGATGCGGGAGACCCCCCTCATCCTCCCGGAGCCGTCTCCCATCGCGCGCACGCTGGGCTACGAGGATTCCGCCATCCGCTACATGGTGCGGTTCTTCATCGGCGATTACGGCCTGGCGGACGCGGTGAAGGAGGACCTCCACTCCCGCCTGTGGTACCGGCTGCGCCGGGCGAACATCGAGATTCCCTACGCCCAGCGGACGGTGCACGTACGACAGGAGATGGCGCGCACGGAGCTGTCGGAGGACACCATCCGCAGCCTCCTGGGCGCCGTGGACCTCTTCCAGTCCCTGGACACGGAGGAGCTGGACCGGCTTCGCCAGGAGTCGCTGGTGCGCCGCTTCGGCGCCGGCGAGCGCATCATCCAGGAGGGCGACGAGGGCCGGACCTTCTACGTGCTCGCCTCCGGAGAGGTGAGCGTGCGCACGGGGAAGTCCCAGTCGGAAGTCACCCGCCTGGGCCGCGGCAGCTACTTCGGAGAGATGTGCCTGCTGACGGGAGAGCGCCGTTCGGCCACGGTGGTGGCGGTGGAGGACTCATTGCTCCTCGAAGTAGACCGTCCCACCTTCGCCCGCCTCTTCACGGAGTATCCCGGCCTGGCCCGGCAGCTCTCCTCCATGCTTGCCCAGCGGCGGACCCAGCTGCGCGCGGTGGCCGAAGCGAGCGGAACGAGCAACGACGCCATTCCCGCCGAGGTCGGCCGTATACTCGGACGGCTGCGCCAGATATTCGGGCTCAATGCCACACACGAGTAG
- a CDS encoding type I polyketide synthase, with protein MTEDVEGLADSPDIAVVGMAARLPGARDVDTFWRRVRDGVESVTHFSDAQLLSAGVDPALLQDPNYVKSGMVYEGLEDFDAGFFGFSAREASLMDPQHRHFLEVCWEALEHSGHPPERFKGPVGVFGGSGMNAYMPYNLFTNPQLMEQVGLFLVRHTGNDKDFLTTRVSYCLDLRGPSLNVQTACSTSLVAIHSACQSLLARECDLALAGGVTLELPHYRGYLYQEGEILSPDGHCRAFDHRSQGTLFGSGAGVIVLRRLEDALADGDTIYAVVKGSAVNNDGARKVGYLAPSVDGQADAVVEALNVSGISADSIDYIECHGTGTPVGDPIEITALTQAFRTQTQKSGFCRIGSVKTNIGHLDTAAGVASFVKVVQMLRHKQMAPTLHFEKPNPQIDFARSPFSVNAALRDWPAAKGRPRRASVNSLGVGGTNAHVILEEAPAQPQTSAARPFETLWLSARTPAALERAAQRLATRLGEADAPNLGDTSYTLLEGRRRFAHRRAVVASSREDAVRLLSQPEAARTAQAQTEAEGRSVVFLFPGGGAQYPGMAKGLYEQEPVFRRALDECLSLLEQHQSLKLRPLLFPEAGAEKEARAQLEQATYALPALLSVELSLAALWKARGLTPQSCMGHSMGEYACAQLNGVFSVKDALGIVACRGRLFDQLPAGAMLSVEMPEAELKPLLGEGLDLGAHNAPGLCLVSGEVAAIEALEAQLKAREVEARRLHIRVAAHSRMLEPILAPFREFLGTVRFTKPTGPWISNVTGTWVTPEEATSPDYWVRHLRQPVRFAEGAGVLLADKARVYLEVGPGQTLTQLLRAQVEKPQAEQLVPSLRHPNDTVADLAFFQLALGRLWAAGVDLDAAALFDGQKRRRVALPTYAFERERHWVEPGSGTFMARREGERPLVREENVSRWGYVPRFREQAGAAPEAPTENERWLLVGEQHLLLSELARELSARGAQVMRVLPGDAFGRADEGHFTLRFDAREDWEALWDALGAEGRVPPRIVDITSRDKAPLGWELAVSRYFLTPLALMQSLTSESLPPGLRYMRVTQEALPAEGHATSPEQALSFGPLLVGPKELPELKARVVDLQLVVNVMGQARELADELLRPDVEAPVALRGGRRLVQVMERTALDEGPTPLREQGVYLITGGLGGIGRTLAELFARKVKARLALVSRSAASASHAELQRTLEGLGAQVLLLKADTTDAGQLRAAIAQVRERFGALHGVVHAAGTLEDGPLEAKTRDSALRVLAPKAMGALALEEALQGAALDFFVSFASTSAWLGPPGQVDYVAANAYLLAQATRLEATGIAKRALALGWGVWQEVGMAAAQLAPQLPPGESVIHPLLQRRVEAPEGHHVFRAIYDAKAHWVLDEHRMRGGGPVLPGTAYVELARAAWALARPGEPLELSQLSLVSPLDVPDGEVREVEIGLAPEGDGFTFRVRSRAAGNAWTEHATARLHQATGQRPTALNVSAAKVRCGERPLTFGEGEQSLPQDALIAFGPRWKVLRSAGFGTSEALGRLELPAAYREDLSTYGIPPGLLDIASGFAFSLLPDAGQPGKLHVPVSYRQLQVWGPWPQVALSHVRVRQEEGRGALLDVTLTDTDGNVFCAIEGYLVASVEARRFGRSPQKKGSLLESWLPLGIKPAEGQDAFLRALSLEDTPALFVSSMDLHTLAARMRPKQEAKPAAAAAATAQAGAPSGVAAADAPRDDVERKLAELWQQLLGAPKVGLKDNFFELGGHSLIAVRLFARIKKTLGADLTLATLFEAPTLEQCAALVREAAGIPFTPDAGPGDAAPAAQAPGVKAVPKSWSPLVTIQKGGNTLPFFCVHGAGGNVLNFRELAQTLGKEQPFYGLQARGVDGKLPPADSIEEMASIYLESIRQVQPHGPYLLGGYSGGGVVAYEIAQRLHALGEPVALVAFLDTFHPSTQERRQSLHERLRELRREGAASYVSRKLRTKVERDGTRLLSQLKLRWYEQRGEALPIELRNLQLTERFQALASRYVPSPYAGPVTLFRAQEIHAIYAHMGTSLGWEPLVPALNIREVPGDHDSLVREPNVHVLGRLLREALDDAQRGTRDEARRVGTK; from the coding sequence ATGACGGAAGACGTTGAAGGGCTTGCGGATTCGCCAGACATCGCGGTGGTGGGGATGGCCGCGCGACTGCCTGGAGCGCGCGATGTGGACACGTTCTGGCGCCGCGTGCGCGACGGCGTCGAGTCCGTCACGCACTTCAGTGACGCGCAGCTCCTGAGCGCGGGCGTGGACCCGGCGCTGCTCCAGGACCCGAACTACGTGAAGTCGGGCATGGTGTACGAGGGCCTGGAGGACTTCGACGCGGGCTTCTTCGGCTTCAGCGCGCGCGAGGCGTCCCTCATGGACCCGCAGCACCGCCACTTCCTGGAAGTGTGCTGGGAAGCGCTGGAGCACAGCGGCCATCCGCCGGAGCGGTTCAAGGGGCCCGTCGGCGTGTTCGGCGGCTCGGGCATGAACGCGTACATGCCCTACAACCTCTTCACCAACCCGCAACTGATGGAACAGGTGGGACTGTTCCTCGTGCGGCATACGGGCAACGACAAGGACTTCCTCACCACCCGTGTCTCGTATTGCCTGGACCTGCGCGGGCCCAGCCTCAACGTGCAGACGGCGTGCTCCACGTCGCTCGTCGCCATCCACTCCGCCTGCCAGAGCTTGCTGGCGCGCGAGTGCGACCTGGCGCTGGCGGGCGGCGTCACGCTGGAGCTGCCGCACTACCGCGGCTACCTGTACCAGGAGGGAGAAATCCTCTCACCGGACGGGCACTGCCGCGCGTTCGACCACCGCTCCCAGGGCACGCTCTTCGGCAGCGGCGCGGGCGTCATCGTGCTGCGCCGCCTGGAGGACGCGCTGGCGGATGGCGACACCATCTACGCGGTGGTGAAGGGCAGCGCGGTGAACAACGACGGCGCGCGCAAGGTGGGCTACCTGGCGCCGTCCGTGGACGGGCAGGCGGACGCCGTCGTGGAGGCGCTCAACGTCTCCGGCATCAGCGCCGACTCCATCGACTACATCGAGTGCCACGGCACCGGCACGCCGGTGGGCGACCCGATTGAAATCACCGCCCTCACCCAGGCCTTCCGCACGCAGACGCAGAAGAGCGGGTTCTGCCGCATCGGCTCGGTGAAGACGAACATCGGCCACCTGGACACGGCCGCGGGCGTGGCGAGCTTCGTCAAGGTCGTCCAGATGCTGCGCCACAAGCAGATGGCGCCCACGCTGCACTTCGAGAAACCCAACCCACAGATCGACTTCGCGCGCTCGCCCTTCAGCGTGAACGCCGCGCTGCGCGACTGGCCCGCCGCCAAGGGCCGGCCACGCCGGGCGTCGGTGAACTCGCTGGGCGTGGGTGGCACCAACGCGCACGTCATCCTGGAGGAGGCGCCCGCGCAGCCGCAGACGTCCGCCGCGCGTCCCTTCGAAACGCTGTGGCTGTCCGCGCGCACCCCCGCCGCCCTGGAGCGCGCCGCCCAGCGGCTGGCCACGCGGCTGGGTGAAGCCGACGCGCCCAACCTGGGTGACACCTCGTACACCCTGCTCGAGGGCCGCCGCCGCTTCGCGCATCGCCGCGCCGTGGTGGCATCGTCCCGCGAGGACGCCGTGCGCCTGCTGTCACAGCCAGAGGCCGCACGGACGGCCCAGGCACAGACGGAGGCGGAGGGCCGCTCCGTCGTCTTCCTCTTCCCGGGCGGCGGCGCGCAGTACCCGGGCATGGCGAAGGGTCTCTACGAGCAGGAGCCCGTGTTCCGCCGCGCGCTGGATGAGTGCCTGTCGCTGCTCGAACAGCACCAGTCGTTGAAGCTGCGGCCCCTGCTCTTCCCGGAGGCCGGCGCCGAGAAGGAAGCGCGCGCCCAGTTGGAGCAGGCCACGTACGCGCTGCCGGCGCTGCTGTCCGTGGAGCTGTCGCTCGCCGCGCTGTGGAAGGCGCGTGGCCTGACGCCGCAGTCCTGCATGGGCCACAGCATGGGCGAGTACGCCTGCGCGCAGCTCAACGGCGTTTTCTCCGTGAAGGACGCGCTGGGCATCGTCGCCTGCCGTGGCCGCCTCTTCGACCAGCTCCCCGCCGGCGCGATGCTCAGCGTGGAGATGCCCGAGGCGGAGCTGAAGCCGCTGCTGGGCGAGGGCCTGGACCTGGGCGCGCACAACGCGCCGGGGCTGTGCCTCGTCTCCGGTGAAGTGGCCGCCATCGAAGCGCTGGAGGCCCAGCTCAAGGCTCGCGAGGTGGAGGCGCGGCGGCTGCACATCCGCGTGGCCGCGCACTCGCGCATGCTGGAGCCCATCCTCGCGCCCTTCCGTGAGTTCCTGGGCACGGTGCGCTTCACCAAGCCCACCGGCCCGTGGATCTCCAATGTCACCGGGACATGGGTGACGCCGGAGGAGGCCACGTCGCCCGACTACTGGGTGCGGCACCTGCGTCAGCCGGTGCGCTTCGCCGAGGGCGCGGGCGTGCTCCTGGCGGACAAGGCGCGTGTCTACCTGGAGGTCGGCCCTGGCCAGACGCTGACGCAGTTGCTGCGCGCCCAGGTAGAGAAGCCGCAGGCCGAGCAGTTGGTGCCGTCACTGCGGCACCCCAACGACACCGTGGCGGACCTGGCGTTCTTCCAGCTCGCGCTCGGCCGCCTCTGGGCCGCGGGCGTGGACCTGGACGCCGCCGCGCTCTTCGATGGCCAGAAGCGGCGCCGCGTGGCGCTGCCCACGTATGCCTTCGAGCGCGAGCGCCACTGGGTGGAGCCAGGCAGTGGCACCTTCATGGCGCGGCGCGAGGGTGAGCGCCCGCTGGTGCGTGAAGAGAACGTGTCGCGCTGGGGCTACGTGCCGCGCTTCCGCGAGCAGGCCGGCGCGGCGCCGGAGGCACCAACGGAGAACGAGCGCTGGCTCCTCGTGGGCGAGCAGCACCTGTTGCTTAGCGAGCTGGCTCGCGAGCTGTCGGCGCGCGGCGCCCAGGTGATGCGCGTGCTGCCGGGCGATGCCTTTGGCCGCGCGGACGAGGGGCACTTCACCCTGCGGTTCGACGCGCGCGAGGACTGGGAAGCGCTCTGGGATGCGCTGGGCGCCGAGGGGCGCGTGCCACCTCGCATCGTGGACATCACCAGCCGGGACAAGGCCCCGCTGGGTTGGGAACTCGCGGTGTCGCGGTACTTCCTCACGCCGCTGGCGCTGATGCAGTCCCTGACCTCCGAGTCGCTGCCTCCGGGCCTGCGCTACATGCGGGTGACCCAGGAGGCCCTGCCCGCCGAAGGACACGCCACGAGCCCGGAGCAGGCGCTCAGCTTCGGTCCGCTGCTCGTGGGCCCCAAGGAGCTTCCCGAGCTCAAGGCCCGCGTGGTGGACCTGCAACTGGTGGTCAACGTGATGGGCCAGGCGCGGGAGCTCGCGGACGAGCTGCTGCGCCCGGACGTCGAGGCGCCGGTGGCGCTGCGCGGTGGACGCCGGCTGGTGCAGGTGATGGAGCGGACGGCGCTGGACGAGGGCCCGACGCCGCTGCGTGAGCAGGGCGTCTACCTCATCACGGGCGGCCTGGGCGGCATCGGCCGCACGCTCGCCGAGCTCTTCGCTCGCAAGGTGAAGGCCCGGCTCGCGCTGGTGTCGCGGTCGGCGGCCAGCGCGTCGCACGCGGAGCTTCAGCGCACGTTGGAAGGACTTGGCGCGCAGGTGCTGCTGCTCAAGGCGGACACCACCGACGCCGGCCAACTGCGCGCGGCCATCGCCCAGGTGCGGGAGCGCTTCGGCGCCTTGCATGGCGTGGTACACGCGGCGGGCACGCTCGAGGACGGGCCGCTGGAGGCGAAAACGCGCGACTCGGCCCTGCGGGTGCTCGCGCCCAAGGCGATGGGGGCGCTCGCGCTGGAAGAAGCGCTGCAAGGCGCGGCCCTGGACTTCTTCGTCAGCTTCGCGTCGACGAGCGCGTGGCTTGGGCCCCCGGGGCAGGTGGACTACGTCGCCGCCAACGCGTACCTGCTGGCGCAGGCGACACGGCTGGAGGCCACGGGCATCGCGAAGCGCGCACTCGCGTTGGGCTGGGGCGTCTGGCAGGAGGTCGGCATGGCCGCGGCGCAGCTCGCGCCGCAGTTGCCGCCCGGCGAGTCCGTCATCCACCCGCTGCTCCAGCGGCGCGTGGAGGCCCCCGAAGGGCACCACGTCTTCCGCGCCATCTACGACGCGAAGGCCCACTGGGTGCTGGATGAGCACCGGATGCGCGGCGGAGGCCCCGTCCTCCCCGGCACGGCCTATGTCGAGCTGGCCCGCGCCGCCTGGGCGCTGGCGCGTCCTGGCGAGCCGCTGGAGTTGTCGCAGCTCTCGCTGGTGTCACCGCTGGACGTCCCGGACGGCGAGGTACGGGAGGTGGAGATCGGGCTGGCGCCGGAGGGCGACGGCTTCACCTTCCGCGTGCGCAGCCGCGCGGCCGGAAACGCATGGACGGAGCACGCCACCGCGCGGCTCCACCAGGCCACGGGCCAGCGTCCCACGGCGCTGAACGTGTCCGCGGCGAAGGTTCGCTGTGGTGAGCGGCCGCTGACCTTCGGCGAGGGTGAGCAGTCCCTGCCGCAGGACGCGCTCATCGCGTTCGGTCCACGCTGGAAGGTGCTGCGCAGCGCGGGCTTCGGCACGTCCGAGGCCCTGGGCCGTCTGGAGCTGCCCGCCGCCTACCGCGAGGACCTGTCGACGTACGGGATTCCGCCCGGGCTGCTGGACATCGCCTCCGGCTTCGCCTTCTCCCTGCTCCCCGACGCGGGACAGCCGGGGAAGCTGCACGTGCCCGTCTCCTACCGGCAACTCCAGGTCTGGGGCCCCTGGCCCCAGGTGGCGCTGAGCCACGTCCGCGTGCGCCAGGAGGAAGGCCGCGGGGCGCTGCTCGACGTCACGCTCACCGACACGGACGGGAATGTCTTCTGCGCCATCGAGGGCTACCTCGTCGCGTCCGTCGAGGCGCGGCGTTTCGGCCGCTCGCCGCAGAAGAAGGGCTCACTGCTGGAGAGCTGGCTGCCTTTGGGCATCAAGCCAGCGGAAGGTCAGGACGCCTTCCTGCGCGCGCTGTCCCTCGAGGACACGCCCGCGCTCTTCGTCAGCTCCATGGACCTGCACACCCTCGCGGCCCGCATGCGCCCGAAGCAGGAGGCGAAGCCCGCGGCGGCGGCGGCGGCCACGGCCCAGGCAGGCGCGCCGTCCGGTGTGGCGGCCGCGGACGCACCGCGCGACGACGTGGAGCGCAAGCTGGCGGAGCTGTGGCAGCAACTGCTCGGTGCGCCGAAGGTGGGGCTCAAGGACAACTTCTTCGAGCTGGGCGGACACTCGCTCATCGCGGTGCGCCTGTTCGCGCGCATCAAGAAGACGCTGGGCGCGGACCTGACGCTGGCCACGCTGTTCGAGGCTCCCACGCTGGAGCAGTGCGCCGCGCTGGTGCGTGAGGCCGCCGGGATTCCCTTCACGCCGGACGCGGGTCCGGGTGACGCGGCGCCGGCTGCGCAGGCCCCGGGCGTCAAGGCGGTGCCGAAGAGCTGGTCTCCGCTGGTCACCATCCAGAAGGGCGGCAATACCCTCCCCTTCTTCTGCGTGCACGGCGCGGGCGGCAACGTCCTCAACTTCCGCGAGCTGGCGCAGACGCTCGGCAAGGAGCAGCCCTTCTACGGGCTCCAGGCGCGTGGCGTGGACGGCAAGCTGCCTCCGGCCGACAGCATCGAGGAGATGGCGTCCATCTACCTGGAGAGCATCCGTCAGGTGCAGCCCCACGGGCCCTACCTGCTCGGCGGCTACTCCGGCGGCGGCGTGGTCGCCTACGAAATAGCGCAGCGGCTGCACGCGCTGGGCGAGCCGGTGGCGCTGGTCGCGTTCCTGGACACCTTCCACCCGTCCACCCAGGAGCGACGCCAGTCCCTCCATGAGCGCCTGCGGGAGCTGCGCCGGGAGGGCGCGGCCAGCTACGTCAGCCGGAAGCTGCGCACCAAGGTGGAGCGCGACGGCACCCGGCTGTTGAGCCAGCTCAAGCTGCGCTGGTACGAGCAGCGGGGAGAAGCGCTGCCCATCGAGCTGCGCAACCTCCAGCTCACCGAGCGCTTCCAGGCCCTGGCAAGCCGCTACGTCCCCAGCCCCTACGCCGGTCCTGTGACGCTGTTCCGCGCGCAGGAGATTCACGCCATCTACGCGCACATGGGCACCAGCCTGGGCTGGGAGCCGCTGGTGCCGGCGCTGAACATCCGCGAGGTGCCGGGCGACCACGACAGCCTGGTGCGCGAGCCCAACGTCCATGTCCTGGGGCGGCTGCTCCGCGAAGCGCTGGACGATGCACAGCGCGGCACGCGTGACGAGGCGCGCCGGGTGGGCACGAAGTGA
- a CDS encoding alpha/beta hydrolase family protein: MNQRFPLVTAAVLAVGILMVGLTRDDADLPGPFPYTGAPLSAEERARLASEGWTVTGPDAPPRLVALTRPPSAGETRWLVYFGGNTPGYLAEAKSVLLSLDEGRGLGLAAIAPPGFDGSPGKPSPEALRDSAASAMRWLTETHPAAAQDIHLVGFSMGTMSALAAAHALRAQETPARSLVLFAPFQAMKVGRMGLIGSLVGRHRYDNQPLLQPKRLPPALVLHGGADSALPPVQGERVSRGLRAPLKTYPGIGHAELLKHPPALADARQGLGL, from the coding sequence GTGAACCAGCGCTTCCCGCTGGTCACAGCCGCCGTGCTGGCGGTGGGGATACTCATGGTGGGGTTGACTCGAGACGACGCGGATCTCCCGGGCCCGTTCCCCTACACCGGCGCGCCCCTATCGGCGGAGGAACGGGCGCGCCTGGCCTCGGAGGGATGGACGGTGACAGGCCCCGACGCGCCGCCCAGGCTCGTCGCCTTGACGCGGCCGCCCTCCGCGGGTGAGACGCGGTGGCTGGTGTACTTCGGCGGCAACACCCCGGGGTACCTCGCGGAGGCGAAGTCCGTCCTGCTCTCGCTGGACGAAGGCCGTGGGCTCGGGCTGGCCGCCATCGCGCCCCCCGGCTTCGACGGCTCGCCGGGCAAGCCCTCCCCCGAAGCACTCCGTGACAGCGCCGCGAGCGCCATGCGCTGGCTGACGGAGACACATCCTGCCGCGGCGCAGGACATCCACCTCGTGGGCTTCTCCATGGGAACCATGTCGGCGCTCGCGGCGGCCCACGCGCTTCGGGCGCAGGAGACGCCCGCTCGGAGCCTGGTGCTGTTCGCGCCGTTCCAGGCGATGAAGGTGGGGCGCATGGGGCTCATCGGCAGCCTCGTCGGGCGGCACCGGTACGACAACCAGCCGCTGCTGCAACCCAAGCGACTCCCGCCCGCGCTCGTGCTGCATGGAGGCGCCGACAGCGCGCTGCCCCCCGTCCAGGGCGAGCGCGTCAGCCGTGGGCTTCGCGCTCCCCTCAAGACGTACCCCGGTATCGGTCACGCCGAGCTTTTGAAGCATCCCCCCGCGCTCGCCGACGCCCGGCAGGGCCTGGGCTTGTGA